CGCCGAGCGACGCGTCGAAGCGGCGCGCGCCGACTTCGTAAGCGGCCATCACGTTCACAAGGCCGAGGGCGCGCGTGTTATGGAAATGCAGCGTCAGCGCGCTAGCCGGCATGCGTTCGAGCGCGCGTTTGACGATGCGCGCCACCTGGCGCGGATTCGCCATGCCGGTCGTGTCGGCAAGCGTGATGCCCTGAAAGCCGAGCGCGAGATACCTGTCGATGATCGACATCACGAGGTCTTCGTCGATCTTGCCTTCGAACGGGCAGCCGAACGTCGTCGCGACCGTGCCGTTCAGCGAGACGGACGCGCCGCGCGTGAACTCGACGATGTCAGCGAATCCGGCCAGCGACTGGTCGCGCGTCATTCGCATGTTCGCGAGGTTGTGCGTCTGGCTCGCCGACATCACGAGGTTCAGCTCGTTGGCGCGCGATTCGAGCGCACGCTCCGCGCCGCGCCGGTTCGGAATCAGCGCGACATAAATCACGTCGGGATTGCGGCGGATCTGATGAAACACGGCCTCGCCGTCGCGCAGCGCCGGAATCGCTTTCGGCGACACGAACGAACCTGCTTCGATGCGCGAGAAACCGGCGGTCGACAGCGCATCGATCAGCGCGACCTTGTCGGGCGTATCGACCCATGTCTTTTCGATTTGCAGACCGTCGCGCGGAGAGACTTCCTGCACGATCAACTTGTCGTATTCGATGTCGAAGTTCATTGCACTGCTCCTTCGTGACGAAGCCGCTCGATGTCGGCGGGCGCATAGCCGAGCGCGGCGAGCACGCCATCCGTGTGTTCGCCGAGCGTCGGACCGCTCCAGCGCACTTCGCCCGGCGTCTCGGACAGCTTCGGCACGATGCCCGGCATCTTGACCGATGCGCCGCCCGGCAGTTGCGCCTGCAACAACATCTCGCGAGCCTGATAATGCGGATCGCTAACGATATCCGCTACCGAGTAGATGCGCCCCGCCGGCACTTCGGCGCGCTCGAGCGCAGCCATCACATCTTCCGTCGAATGGTGCGACGTCCATGAGGTAATCGCGGCATCGAGCATCGCGCTTTGCGCGGCGCGGCCGTCGTTGCGCGCGAGCGCCGGATCGTCGGCGAGGTCGGGGCGGCCGATCACCTGCATGAGCCGCTTGAAAATCGGATCGCTGTTGCCGGCGATCACGACGTAAGCGTTGTCTTCGGTGCGATACGTGTTCGACGGCGCGATGCCCGGCAGCGCGCCGCCGCTGCGCTCGCGCACGTGGCCGAGCAGATCGTACTCAGGCACGAGGCTTTCCATCAGATTGAACACGCTCTCGACCAGCGAGACGTCGACCACCTGGCCTTCACCCTGCCCCGTCTTCACGCGCAACACCGACATCAGCGCGCCGATCACGCCGTGCAGCGACGCAAGCGAGTCGCCGAGGCTGATACCGACGCGCGCCGGTGCGCCGTCCGGCTCGCCGGTCGTGTAGCGGATGCCGCCCATCGATTCGCCGATCGCGCCGAAGCCCGGCCGGTCGCGATACGGGCCCGTCTGTCCGTAACCGGAGATACGGACCATCGTCAGTTTCGGGTTGATGGCGTGCAAGGTGTCCCAGCCGAGGCCCAGCTTTTCGAGTGCGCCCGGACGGAGGTTTTCAACGAGGATGTCGGCGTCGGCAACAAGCCGTTTGACGATGTCGGCGCCATCGGCCGACTTCAGATTGACGCAAATCGATTTCTTGTTGCGGGACTGGAGATACCACCAGAGCGACGTTCCCTCATGCAGCTTGCGCCATTTGCGAAGGGGGTCGCCGCCGTCGGGCGCTTCGATCTTGATCACTTCGGCGCCGAATTCCGCAAGAAGCCGTGCGGCGAACGGCGCGGCGATCAGTGTTCCGATCTCGACAACCCGGATACCCGAGAGAGGGCCACTCATGATGCTGTCTCCTAATCCTTGAAAGCGTTGGAAGACAGCTTAGAAGCCCCGCAGATACAGCGTCCAACCTCCATTCACCAATGACCTTTCGCGATTCGCGAAAGGTCATTTCGCAGCTGATTTCTGCGCGAATTTATTTCGCAGTGCATCAAACAGCCGTTTCGACCGCCCGCAGATGGTCGAAAAGCAGCCGGCCGACCGGCGAAAGCGCGCCGGCATCGCGCACGACGATCACCAGATTGCGTTCGGCCCATTCGTCTTCGAGCTTGACGGCCACGAGGCCGAGTGGCCGCCCCATGATCTGAAAGACGTTCGACGGTAGCACGCCGACGCCCATATCGGCCTGCACCATCCGGCAGACAGCGTCGAAGCCCGGCACGTGAATGCGCAGCCTGAGCGGCTTGCCGGCCTGGCGCGCGGCCATATGCGTGCGTGCGTTGATCGAGCTTGCCGAATGAAGGCCGACGTGGTCGCTATCGAGCGTTTCCGCGAACGCGACACGCTCGCGGCCCGCCAGCGGATGGTCTTCGCGCATCACGACCACGAGCGAATCGTGCCGGTAGTGCGTGGCTTGCAGGCCGCGCGTGTCCGCTTCGCCCGAACAGATGCCGAGGTCCGCCAGGCTGTCGGCGACCGCTTCGACGACGCCGCCGCTGGGGCGCTCTTCGAGATCGATCTTGATCTGCTCGTTGACCGCGAGAAAGCCGCGCAAGTCCTCCGGAAGGAATTCGACGATCGCCGACAGATTGGCCATCATGCGCACATACCCGCGTACACCGGTTGCATGACCGGCGAGCTCGATGCCGATATTCTCGACGTCGCGCATCACGCGCCGTGCGTGATGCAGCAGCGTTTCACCGGCTGGCGTCAGCGTCATGCCGCGCGCGGTGCGCTGAAACAGCGTCGC
The genomic region above belongs to Paraburkholderia edwinii and contains:
- a CDS encoding hydroxymethylglutaryl-CoA lyase, giving the protein MNFDIEYDKLIVQEVSPRDGLQIEKTWVDTPDKVALIDALSTAGFSRIEAGSFVSPKAIPALRDGEAVFHQIRRNPDVIYVALIPNRRGAERALESRANELNLVMSASQTHNLANMRMTRDQSLAGFADIVEFTRGASVSLNGTVATTFGCPFEGKIDEDLVMSIIDRYLALGFQGITLADTTGMANPRQVARIVKRALERMPASALTLHFHNTRALGLVNVMAAYEVGARRFDASLGGLGGCPFAPGASGNICTEDLVNMCDEVGIPHGIDLDKLITLSRALPALLGHETSGQVAKAGRNKDLHPVPDGIVCM
- a CDS encoding CaiB/BaiF CoA transferase family protein; the protein is MSGPLSGIRVVEIGTLIAAPFAARLLAEFGAEVIKIEAPDGGDPLRKWRKLHEGTSLWWYLQSRNKKSICVNLKSADGADIVKRLVADADILVENLRPGALEKLGLGWDTLHAINPKLTMVRISGYGQTGPYRDRPGFGAIGESMGGIRYTTGEPDGAPARVGISLGDSLASLHGVIGALMSVLRVKTGQGEGQVVDVSLVESVFNLMESLVPEYDLLGHVRERSGGALPGIAPSNTYRTEDNAYVVIAGNSDPIFKRLMQVIGRPDLADDPALARNDGRAAQSAMLDAAITSWTSHHSTEDVMAALERAEVPAGRIYSVADIVSDPHYQAREMLLQAQLPGGASVKMPGIVPKLSETPGEVRWSGPTLGEHTDGVLAALGYAPADIERLRHEGAVQ
- a CDS encoding LysR family transcriptional regulator — protein: MVLKNLLRRLDLTTLQLFIAVYEEGTLTRAAEREAIAISAASKRLLELEQAVGATLFQRTARGMTLTPAGETLLHHARRVMRDVENIGIELAGHATGVRGYVRMMANLSAIVEFLPEDLRGFLAVNEQIKIDLEERPSGGVVEAVADSLADLGICSGEADTRGLQATHYRHDSLVVVMREDHPLAGRERVAFAETLDSDHVGLHSASSINARTHMAARQAGKPLRLRIHVPGFDAVCRMVQADMGVGVLPSNVFQIMGRPLGLVAVKLEDEWAERNLVIVVRDAGALSPVGRLLFDHLRAVETAV